From one Polynucleobacter sp. UK-FUSCHL-C3 genomic stretch:
- the pufC gene encoding photosynthetic reaction center cytochrome PufC, with the protein MNSIKRVLSLVALAGATLILSACERPPIESVQNGFRGTGMASVYNPRTLAAEAAKNEVPASIPAAADGPKAGAVYKNVKVLGNLSVAQFTNFMVAMTSWVAPEQGCAYCHNVANFAEEGMYTKTVSRKMIQMTQRINVEWKSHVAETGVTCYTCHRGNNIPQNVWFTDPAKPQGSGFLSGKNGQNTPSPSVGLSDLPYDPFTPYLLKAENIRMNGPTALPTGNKNSIQDTEKVFGLMVHMSTSLGVNCAYCHNTRSMPEWSQSPPQRMTAWYGIRMVRDLNNNYMVPLTNVFPAHRLGPEGDVLKNNCTTCHQGAYKPLYGVSMLKDYPFLTGTPAPRAAPKSDEKKTLTMK; encoded by the coding sequence ATGAACTCGATCAAACGTGTGTTGAGCCTCGTTGCTCTCGCGGGTGCGACTCTGATCTTATCTGCCTGCGAAAGACCTCCTATAGAGTCAGTGCAAAATGGCTTTAGAGGAACTGGGATGGCATCTGTCTATAACCCACGAACTCTGGCGGCTGAAGCAGCAAAGAATGAGGTGCCTGCCTCGATTCCGGCTGCCGCTGATGGACCTAAAGCAGGAGCGGTCTATAAAAATGTCAAAGTGTTAGGTAATCTAAGTGTTGCCCAGTTCACCAATTTTATGGTGGCGATGACCAGTTGGGTTGCCCCTGAGCAGGGTTGTGCATATTGCCATAACGTGGCTAATTTTGCTGAAGAGGGTATGTATACCAAAACTGTTTCTCGTAAGATGATTCAGATGACACAGCGTATTAACGTGGAATGGAAGTCCCATGTAGCAGAAACTGGTGTTACGTGCTATACCTGCCATCGTGGTAACAATATTCCACAAAACGTTTGGTTTACTGACCCTGCTAAACCTCAGGGTAGTGGGTTCTTAAGTGGTAAGAATGGTCAAAATACGCCATCACCATCGGTTGGATTAAGCGATCTTCCTTACGATCCCTTTACGCCCTATTTGTTAAAAGCAGAGAACATTCGCATGAATGGCCCAACGGCATTACCAACTGGTAATAAGAACAGCATTCAAGATACGGAGAAGGTCTTTGGCTTGATGGTACATATGTCAACTTCACTTGGTGTAAATTGTGCGTACTGTCATAACACCCGTTCGATGCCCGAGTGGTCACAAAGCCCACCGCAACGCATGACTGCTTGGTACGGTATTCGCATGGTCCGAGATCTTAACAATAACTATATGGTGCCGCTGACCAACGTATTCCCAGCGCATCGATTGGGGCCTGAAGGAGATGTTCTAAAAAATAACTGTACAACCTGTCACCAAGGAGCATATAAACCACTGTATGGTGTATCAATGCTCAAAGACTATCCTTTCTTAACTGGCACACCGGCACCACGCGCAGCACCAAAGTCAGATGAGAAAAAAACATTAACGATGAAGTGA
- the pufM gene encoding photosynthetic reaction center subunit M: MDYQNLFTQVQVVAEPHHGSHLNPRKDERERIGQPFLVHLFGRLGNAQIGPVYLGTIGIASLFFGMIGFQIIGWNMLSSVNWDPIQFIRQLFWLSLDPPLPKHGLSLNMPLSEGGWWMMAGAFLTASILLWWWRTYRRAIALGMGTHIAWAFLAAIWLFLVLGFLRPLLVGSWSEGVPFGIFSHLDWTAAFSLRYGNLFYNPFHMLSIVFLYGSALLFAMHGATILAVGRYGGEREIEQIVDRGTASERAGLFWRWTMGFNATMESIHRWAWWFAVLVPLTGGIGILLTGTVVDNWYLWAVKHGVAPAYPDVYSIPTVDPSATFVPPPPVAK; encoded by the coding sequence ATGGACTATCAAAATTTATTTACTCAGGTTCAAGTCGTTGCCGAACCACATCATGGATCGCATCTAAACCCTAGAAAAGATGAGCGTGAGCGTATTGGCCAACCATTTTTGGTACATCTCTTTGGCAGATTAGGAAATGCGCAAATTGGACCAGTCTATTTAGGAACAATCGGGATTGCCTCCTTATTTTTTGGCATGATTGGTTTTCAGATTATTGGCTGGAATATGCTGTCTTCTGTTAACTGGGATCCGATTCAGTTTATTCGCCAACTCTTTTGGTTATCGCTGGATCCGCCTTTACCAAAGCACGGATTAAGTTTGAATATGCCTCTTTCTGAGGGTGGCTGGTGGATGATGGCTGGTGCATTCTTAACAGCCTCGATCTTGTTGTGGTGGTGGAGAACGTATCGACGTGCGATTGCATTGGGTATGGGAACACATATCGCCTGGGCATTCTTAGCAGCTATTTGGTTATTTTTAGTACTCGGATTCTTAAGACCCCTATTAGTAGGAAGTTGGAGCGAGGGCGTTCCATTTGGTATCTTCTCGCATCTGGATTGGACCGCCGCATTCTCATTACGTTACGGTAATTTGTTCTACAACCCATTCCATATGTTATCGATTGTCTTCCTCTATGGTTCGGCACTCTTATTTGCTATGCACGGCGCTACCATCTTGGCAGTTGGGCGTTATGGTGGTGAGCGCGAGATCGAGCAGATTGTGGATCGTGGTACTGCATCAGAGCGCGCCGGCTTATTTTGGAGATGGACCATGGGCTTTAATGCCACGATGGAATCCATTCACCGTTGGGCATGGTGGTTTGCAGTCCTCGTCCCATTAACGGGCGGTATCGGAATTTTATTAACAGGTACCGTCGTTGATAACTGGTATCTGTGGGCAGTAAAGCATGGCGTTGCACCTGCTTATCCGGATGTTTACAGCATCCCCACAGTCGATCCGTCAGCGACCTTTGTGCCACCACCACCTGTTGCGAAATAA
- a CDS encoding phytoene desaturase, protein MLKRTYFPSDDRPIAVVIGSGFGGLAAAIRLSHKGYRVKILEKLDKPGGRAYVYQRDGYTFDAGPTIITAPFLLKELWELCGEKLETDVDLRLMDPFYRIRFDDGTHFDYTGDLQRMREEVAKFSPTDLPGYDRFLAEAEKCYQLGFEELSHVAFDSLSDVAEALPSMIKMKAWESIYTLVARHLKNDKLRQVMSFHPLLIGGNPFSVTAVYSLINSLERKHGVFSAMGGTGALIKGLVRLLGDLGVSVQCNTEVKRIEVRDGKAVGVSLADGDFVPADIVVSNADAAWTYQKLIEPQHRRVWTDKKVERSKYSMSLFVWYFGTNRQYHDVPHHMILLGKRYRELLTDIFKRKVLAEDFSLYLHRPTATDPSLAPDGHDTFYVLAPVPNLDSGTNWQEQAEPYRQAIAQYLDQSVLPGLQDHVTTSFLMTPQDFQDRLLSVKGAAFGFEPLLLQSAWFRPHNRSEDVKGLYMVGAGTHPGAGIPGVLSSAKALMSVVPHPVNVATGYAK, encoded by the coding sequence ATGCTCAAACGAACATACTTTCCTAGCGACGATCGGCCTATTGCGGTAGTGATTGGCAGTGGCTTTGGTGGTTTAGCAGCAGCTATTCGGTTGTCCCATAAAGGCTACCGCGTGAAGATCTTAGAGAAGCTGGATAAACCTGGCGGGCGCGCTTATGTGTATCAGCGCGATGGTTATACCTTTGATGCTGGCCCAACCATTATTACAGCACCATTTCTGTTAAAAGAGCTGTGGGAGTTGTGCGGTGAAAAACTAGAGACCGATGTTGATTTGCGCTTAATGGATCCCTTCTACCGTATTCGTTTTGATGATGGTACCCACTTTGATTACACCGGCGATTTGCAGCGTATGCGTGAGGAGGTTGCTAAGTTTAGTCCTACTGATTTACCAGGTTACGATCGCTTTTTGGCAGAGGCTGAGAAGTGCTATCAGTTGGGCTTTGAAGAGCTCAGTCACGTTGCATTTGATTCCTTAAGCGACGTAGCAGAAGCACTTCCTTCTATGATTAAGATGAAGGCATGGGAGAGCATTTACACCTTAGTAGCGCGCCATCTAAAGAATGACAAATTACGTCAAGTGATGAGTTTTCATCCGCTATTAATTGGTGGCAATCCATTCTCAGTCACAGCCGTGTATTCACTGATTAATTCTTTAGAACGCAAACATGGGGTCTTCTCAGCTATGGGAGGAACCGGTGCTTTGATCAAAGGCTTAGTTCGTCTATTGGGTGATTTGGGTGTAAGTGTGCAATGTAATACTGAAGTAAAACGAATTGAAGTTCGTGATGGTAAAGCAGTCGGGGTTAGCCTGGCAGACGGTGATTTTGTTCCAGCCGATATTGTGGTGTCGAATGCTGATGCTGCATGGACCTACCAGAAATTGATTGAGCCACAACACCGAAGAGTTTGGACCGATAAAAAAGTAGAGCGTAGCAAGTACTCGATGAGCTTATTTGTTTGGTACTTTGGTACCAATCGCCAATATCACGATGTACCCCATCATATGATCTTATTGGGTAAGCGTTATCGGGAGCTACTAACGGACATCTTTAAGCGTAAAGTCCTAGCCGAAGACTTTAGCTTGTATTTGCATCGACCCACAGCAACGGATCCGAGTTTGGCTCCAGATGGGCACGATACTTTCTACGTACTCGCACCAGTCCCTAATTTAGATAGTGGTACAAACTGGCAAGAACAGGCGGAGCCTTATCGACAAGCCATCGCACAGTATTTGGATCAATCGGTATTGCCAGGTTTACAAGATCATGTGACCACCTCTTTCTTAATGACCCCGCAAGATTTTCAGGATCGACTGTTATCGGTAAAGGGCGCAGCCTTCGGTTTTGAACCATTGCTCCTACAAAGTGCGTGGTTTAGGCCTCATAACCGTAGTGAGGATGTAAAAGGTTTATACATGGTCGGTGCTGGCACACATCCTGGGGCAGGGATACCAGGGGTCTTGTCATCTGCTAAGGCTTTGATGTCCGTTGTTCCACACCCAGTCAACGTTGCGACAGGATATGCCAAATGA